The proteins below come from a single Asanoa ferruginea genomic window:
- a CDS encoding putative bifunctional diguanylate cyclase/phosphodiesterase: MFRVDAAPAPWSPRVGEVVQGSAGWRAQPMLVVYSAVVMLLAALGLVLAFTNGNPSAGTAHPECWLLAGLAVLADARAFIATGRGGRPVIVCPSLCFSFAILLHWGLGPAIAVQLAAAAVVAWRMRYPPFRAALMASQFAVASTAAYGVLSLGSGELLQTINASDALRDVVSVVGAAAVWLITYQLLRSIAGLVSRGRPSYQVLRPAPTYELLFIAALLLLAPVLAVTAWMSAAFVPLVFVPLYAVERMARLAAERDRLARRDPLTDLSNRTGLRAAFSRLRPTEDDPAHDPPLAMLLLDLNRFKYVNDALGHEVGDRLLVAVGQRLRAAVPETATAARLGGDEFAVVAPVTTETEARRLAEAITDAMATPVLLDGLQVDITGSIGIALAPRDGEDFPTVMRHADVAMYLAKQRGWPVQVYRAEDDHNNPERLALLSDFRRALESGGPGEVTLHYQPQVDIATDRVVGFEALLRWEHPTLGSIPPSELLRIAEHTPVMRMITQRVIDDVVAQQATWLAAGVTLRTSLNVSIRDLHGDEIVKQLTARLAEYGVPASLIQVEVTESALTADLAQLRATIQRLAAAGVAISLDDFGTGYSSLQHLRRLPLGEIKIDRSFVAGIAHNADDAVIVRSTVDLARALGLRVVAEGVENRYTARLLSEAGCDVGQGYLYAPAMPGDAVLAWLGRHPSNA; encoded by the coding sequence ATGTTCAGGGTCGACGCGGCACCGGCTCCCTGGTCCCCCCGGGTCGGTGAGGTCGTTCAGGGGTCAGCCGGCTGGCGTGCCCAGCCGATGCTGGTCGTCTACAGCGCCGTCGTGATGCTGCTGGCCGCGCTGGGCCTAGTCCTGGCGTTCACCAACGGCAACCCCAGCGCCGGCACCGCCCACCCCGAGTGCTGGCTGCTCGCGGGCCTGGCCGTGCTCGCCGACGCCCGCGCGTTCATCGCCACCGGGCGGGGCGGGCGACCGGTGATCGTCTGCCCCTCGCTGTGCTTCTCCTTCGCGATCCTGCTGCACTGGGGGCTGGGCCCGGCGATCGCGGTCCAACTCGCCGCGGCCGCGGTGGTGGCCTGGCGGATGCGCTACCCGCCCTTCCGGGCCGCGCTGATGGCCTCACAGTTCGCGGTCGCGTCGACCGCCGCCTACGGCGTGCTCTCGCTCGGCAGCGGCGAGCTGCTCCAGACGATCAACGCGAGCGACGCCCTGCGGGACGTGGTCTCCGTGGTCGGGGCCGCCGCGGTCTGGCTGATCACCTACCAGCTTCTACGCTCGATCGCCGGCCTGGTTTCCCGGGGCCGCCCGAGCTACCAGGTGCTGCGCCCGGCGCCCACCTACGAGCTGCTCTTCATCGCGGCCCTGCTGCTGCTCGCCCCGGTGCTGGCCGTCACCGCCTGGATGAGCGCGGCCTTCGTACCCCTGGTGTTCGTGCCGCTCTATGCCGTTGAACGGATGGCCCGCCTGGCCGCCGAACGCGACCGGCTGGCCCGCCGGGACCCGCTCACCGACCTGTCCAACCGCACCGGGTTGCGGGCGGCGTTCTCCCGGCTCCGGCCGACCGAGGACGACCCGGCCCATGACCCGCCGCTGGCCATGCTGCTGCTGGACCTCAACCGCTTCAAGTACGTCAACGACGCGCTCGGCCACGAGGTCGGCGACCGGCTGCTGGTGGCGGTCGGGCAGCGCCTGCGCGCCGCGGTGCCCGAGACGGCGACCGCGGCCCGGCTCGGCGGCGACGAGTTCGCGGTGGTGGCGCCGGTCACCACCGAGACCGAGGCCCGCCGGCTGGCCGAGGCCATCACCGACGCGATGGCGACCCCGGTGCTGCTCGACGGCCTCCAGGTCGACATCACCGGCTCGATCGGGATCGCCCTCGCACCGCGCGACGGCGAGGACTTCCCCACCGTGATGCGGCACGCCGACGTCGCCATGTATCTCGCGAAGCAGCGCGGCTGGCCGGTGCAGGTCTACCGGGCCGAAGACGACCACAACAACCCCGAGCGGCTGGCCCTGCTGAGCGACTTCCGGCGCGCGCTGGAGAGCGGCGGCCCGGGCGAGGTGACGCTGCACTACCAGCCGCAGGTCGACATCGCGACCGACCGGGTCGTCGGGTTCGAGGCGCTGCTGCGGTGGGAGCACCCGACCCTCGGATCGATCCCGCCGTCGGAGTTGCTGCGGATCGCCGAGCACACGCCGGTCATGCGGATGATCACGCAGCGGGTGATAGACGACGTGGTCGCGCAGCAGGCCACGTGGCTCGCGGCCGGGGTCACGCTGCGGACCTCGCTCAACGTCTCCATCCGGGATCTGCACGGCGACGAGATCGTCAAGCAGCTCACCGCGCGGTTGGCCGAATACGGCGTGCCGGCCTCGCTGATCCAGGTCGAGGTCACCGAGAGCGCGCTGACCGCCGACCTGGCCCAGTTGCGGGCCACGATCCAACGCCTCGCCGCGGCCGGCGTCGCCATCTCGCTCGACGACTTCGGCACGGGCTACTCGTCGTTGCAGCACCTCCGGCGGCTGCCGCTCGGCGAAATCAAGATCGACCGGTCGTTCGTCGCCGGAATCGCACACAACGCCGACGACGCGGTGATCGTGCGGTCCACCGTCGACCTCGCCCGGGCGTTGGGCCTGCGGGTGGTCGCCGAGGGCGTGGAGAACCGCTACACCGCCCGGCTGCTGAGCGAGGCCGGCTGCGACGTGGGCCAGGGCTACCTCTACGCGCCGGCCATGCCCGGCGATGCGGTGCTGGCCTGGCTGGGCCGCCACCCGAGCAACGCCTAG
- a CDS encoding MarR family winged helix-turn-helix transcriptional regulator: MSGTTHEGPARLSGLTTRLLALAATHSDRVVNEALAGADARKWHYAVLATLDEFGPASQAQLSDRTRIYRSDIVAVVNELAERGQVERAPNPDDRRQNVITITTAGRRQLGKLDKLLKTAQDEVLAPLAQEERDQLAHLLRKLARHDDGRPAT, encoded by the coding sequence GTGAGCGGGACCACGCATGAAGGCCCGGCGCGGCTGAGCGGGCTAACCACCCGCCTGCTGGCGCTGGCCGCGACGCACTCCGACCGGGTTGTCAACGAAGCGCTCGCCGGCGCCGACGCCCGCAAGTGGCACTACGCCGTGCTTGCCACGCTCGACGAGTTCGGCCCCGCCAGCCAGGCGCAGCTCAGCGACCGCACCCGGATCTACCGCAGCGACATCGTCGCCGTCGTCAACGAGCTCGCCGAGCGCGGCCAGGTCGAGCGTGCCCCCAACCCCGACGACCGCCGGCAGAACGTCATCACCATCACCACCGCGGGCCGCCGCCAGCTGGGAAAACTCGACAAGCTGCTGAAAACCGCACAGGACGAGGTGCTCGCCCCGCTGGCCCAGGAAGAACGCGACCAGCTCGCGCACCTTCTCCGCAAGCTGGCCCGGCATGACGATGGGCGGCCCGCGACATAA
- a CDS encoding sensor histidine kinase, whose translation MARGQLRIYLGAAPGVGKTFAMLEEAQRRAGRGTDLVIGFVETHGRPHTADMLDDLEIMPRKEMSYRGARFTEMDVDAILNRNPQVAVVDELAHTNVPGSRNEKRWQDIQELLEAGITVLSTVNIQHLESLNDVVEQITGVVQRETVPDSVVRGADQVELVDMTPEALRRRMVHGNVYPPEKVDAALGNYFRVGNLTALRELALLWLADKVDEQLDRYREEHGIGATWEARERVVVALTGGREGATLIRRAARIAARSKGADLLAVHVARSDGLVDADPTLLGRQRLLVESLGGTYHQVVGADVSRALLDFARGVNATQLVLGGSRRGRIAQLFSAGVGVTTTAQSGPIDVHLVTHEEIGRGRRRWRAGGAALSRSRRIAGFLVALIWLPALTAILVPFTDNLSLASDMMLFLLGVVVVALVGGRWPAITSAVVGFLLLNYFFTPPLHKFTVNETENLLALAVFVVVAVAVSAVVDTAATRTREAAGASADAQTLATVAGSVLRGARPLEALLRQLREMFGLESVTLLERAPGAVDVPDRRRDPAAWRVAAVDGTPPSHSPAEGTGDVPIGDDLALVLRGTTLEASDRRILEAFAAQAAIALRQERLTEQAAEALPLAEADRMRTALLAAVSHDLRTPLASAKAAVTSLRSDEVEFSPDDRDELLATADESLDKLSRLVANLLDMSRLQAGALGVVPASLGLEEAVPRALDELGNVARPVVLRMPDDLPLVRADPGLLERILVNVIGNAIRFSPDGKPPKITGSEHAGQVALRVIDHGPGIPTEARDRVFQPFQRLGDHTNHEGVGLGLALSRGLAEAMGGSLVPETTPGGGLTMVLTLPSDEVGVEPTETRATELADQAIRERLRRWPRDSQLTSRLGSASPPDLPADEPARLDVGPVPEPVHPSRLPKPDPSEPEPGQSESDEDDTR comes from the coding sequence ATGGCTCGGGGACAGTTGCGGATCTATCTCGGCGCGGCACCAGGCGTCGGGAAGACCTTCGCCATGCTCGAAGAGGCCCAGCGAAGGGCCGGGCGGGGCACCGACCTGGTGATCGGGTTCGTCGAGACGCACGGGCGGCCGCACACCGCGGACATGCTCGACGACCTCGAGATCATGCCGCGCAAGGAGATGAGCTACCGGGGCGCGCGGTTCACCGAGATGGACGTCGACGCCATCCTCAACCGCAACCCGCAGGTCGCGGTCGTCGACGAGCTCGCGCACACCAACGTGCCCGGCTCCCGCAACGAGAAGCGCTGGCAGGACATCCAGGAGCTGCTCGAAGCCGGGATCACCGTGCTCTCCACGGTCAACATCCAGCACCTCGAATCGCTCAACGACGTGGTCGAACAGATCACCGGCGTCGTGCAGAGAGAGACAGTGCCGGACAGTGTCGTACGCGGCGCGGATCAGGTCGAACTGGTCGACATGACGCCCGAGGCGCTGCGCCGGCGGATGGTGCACGGCAACGTCTATCCGCCGGAGAAGGTCGACGCGGCGCTGGGCAACTACTTCCGGGTCGGCAACCTGACCGCGCTGCGCGAGCTGGCGCTGCTCTGGCTGGCCGACAAGGTCGACGAGCAGCTCGACCGCTACCGCGAAGAGCACGGCATCGGCGCCACCTGGGAGGCGCGGGAGCGGGTCGTCGTCGCGCTCACCGGCGGCCGGGAGGGCGCCACGCTGATCAGGCGGGCCGCCCGGATCGCCGCCCGGAGCAAGGGTGCCGACCTGCTGGCCGTGCACGTCGCGCGCAGTGACGGGCTGGTCGACGCCGACCCGACCCTGCTGGGCCGGCAGCGGCTGCTGGTGGAGAGCCTCGGCGGCACCTACCACCAGGTGGTCGGCGCCGACGTGTCGCGGGCGCTGCTCGACTTCGCCCGCGGCGTCAACGCGACCCAGCTCGTGCTCGGCGGCAGCCGGCGTGGGCGGATCGCCCAGCTCTTCTCGGCCGGGGTCGGGGTCACCACGACCGCGCAGTCGGGGCCGATCGACGTGCACCTGGTCACCCACGAGGAGATCGGGCGCGGCCGGCGGCGCTGGCGGGCCGGGGGTGCGGCGCTGTCGCGCAGCCGGCGGATCGCCGGTTTTCTGGTCGCGTTGATCTGGCTGCCGGCACTGACCGCGATCCTGGTGCCGTTCACCGACAACCTGTCGCTGGCCAGCGACATGATGCTGTTCCTGCTCGGGGTCGTCGTGGTCGCCCTGGTCGGCGGACGTTGGCCGGCGATCACCTCGGCGGTGGTGGGCTTCCTGCTGCTCAATTATTTCTTCACGCCACCGCTGCACAAGTTCACCGTCAACGAGACGGAGAACCTGCTCGCCCTGGCGGTGTTCGTGGTGGTCGCGGTGGCGGTCAGCGCCGTGGTGGACACCGCCGCGACCCGGACCCGGGAGGCCGCGGGAGCCAGTGCCGACGCACAGACCCTGGCAACCGTTGCAGGCAGCGTGCTGCGCGGCGCCCGGCCGCTGGAGGCGCTGCTGCGGCAGCTCCGCGAGATGTTCGGCCTGGAGTCGGTGACGCTGCTGGAGCGGGCGCCGGGAGCGGTCGACGTGCCGGACCGGCGGCGCGATCCGGCCGCCTGGCGGGTGGCGGCCGTCGACGGCACCCCACCGAGCCACAGCCCGGCCGAGGGGACGGGCGACGTACCCATTGGCGATGATCTTGCCTTGGTGTTGCGGGGGACGACTCTTGAGGCCAGCGACCGGCGGATCCTGGAGGCGTTCGCGGCCCAGGCGGCGATCGCGCTGCGCCAGGAGCGGCTCACCGAGCAGGCCGCCGAGGCGCTGCCGCTGGCCGAGGCCGACCGGATGCGCACCGCGCTGCTGGCGGCGGTCAGCCACGACCTGCGTACCCCGTTGGCGTCCGCCAAGGCCGCCGTGACCAGCCTGCGCAGCGACGAGGTGGAGTTCTCCCCGGACGACCGCGACGAGCTGCTGGCCACCGCCGACGAGTCGCTCGACAAGCTGAGCCGGCTGGTGGCCAACCTGCTCGACATGAGCCGCCTGCAGGCCGGCGCCCTCGGCGTGGTGCCGGCGTCGCTGGGCCTGGAGGAGGCGGTGCCGCGGGCGCTCGACGAGCTCGGCAACGTGGCCCGGCCGGTGGTCCTGCGGATGCCCGACGACCTGCCGCTGGTCCGCGCCGACCCGGGCCTGCTGGAGCGGATCCTGGTCAACGTGATCGGCAACGCGATCCGGTTCAGCCCCGACGGCAAGCCGCCGAAGATCACCGGCAGCGAGCACGCCGGCCAGGTCGCGCTGCGGGTGATCGACCACGGTCCGGGCATCCCCACCGAGGCCCGCGACCGGGTGTTCCAGCCGTTCCAGCGGCTCGGCGACCACACCAACCACGAGGGTGTCGGGCTCGGGCTGGCGCTGTCGCGCGGGCTCGCGGAGGCGATGGGCGGCTCGCTGGTGCCGGAGACGACGCCGGGTGGCGGCCTGACGATGGTGCTGACCCTGCCCTCCGACGAGGTCGGCGTGGAGCCGACCGAGACCCGCGCGACCGAGCTGGCCGACCAGGCGATCCGGGAGCGGCT
- a CDS encoding MarR family winged helix-turn-helix transcriptional regulator: protein MTDFNAQLIGRTEKALNAILERELAGVGINSSQWVALTLTVTGGGASVVSRLSEALRVSPAVAQSRLAELASLGLVRPALGGGFEATEEGAARWGTVRAAVGPVTQSLWGDLPAGELAVAGRVLETVLTRANAVLSMA, encoded by the coding sequence ATGACGGACTTCAACGCACAACTCATCGGCCGGACCGAGAAGGCGCTGAACGCGATCCTGGAGCGCGAGTTGGCCGGCGTCGGCATCAACTCGTCGCAGTGGGTGGCGCTGACGCTGACCGTGACGGGTGGCGGGGCTTCGGTGGTCTCGCGACTCTCGGAGGCGCTGCGGGTCTCGCCGGCCGTGGCTCAGTCGCGTCTCGCGGAGCTGGCTTCGCTGGGGCTGGTGCGGCCTGCTTTGGGTGGCGGTTTCGAGGCCACGGAGGAAGGGGCGGCGAGGTGGGGGACTGTCCGTGCGGCCGTCGGGCCAGTCACTCAGTCGCTGTGGGGTGACCTGCCGGCGGGGGAGTTGGCGGTGGCTGGGCGGGTGCTGGAGACGGTACTGACTCGAGCGAACGCAGTGCTGTCGATGGCGTGA
- a CDS encoding 2'-5' RNA ligase family protein, giving the protein MEGIETALIVPVPEAEDAVGAYRARYDSAARWGVPAHVTALYPFVAPDALTPDVLDAVRETVGATPRFSVEFTQVSWFGEQVAWLAPRPDAPFRALTEALWARFPDHPPYGGAFADVVPHLTIGHDVPADALRGAAAAVTARLPLRAEPREVWLMVGAPEPDSWHTAARFAFGAA; this is encoded by the coding sequence GTGGAGGGGATCGAGACCGCGCTGATCGTGCCGGTGCCCGAGGCGGAAGACGCCGTCGGTGCCTACCGGGCGCGGTACGACTCGGCCGCGCGGTGGGGGGTGCCGGCGCATGTGACCGCGCTCTACCCGTTCGTCGCGCCGGACGCGCTCACGCCCGACGTGCTCGACGCCGTGCGGGAGACGGTGGGGGCGACGCCGCGGTTCAGTGTCGAGTTCACCCAGGTCAGTTGGTTCGGTGAGCAGGTCGCCTGGCTGGCGCCGCGGCCCGACGCGCCGTTTCGGGCGCTCACCGAGGCGCTCTGGGCGCGGTTCCCCGACCATCCGCCCTACGGCGGGGCGTTCGCGGACGTCGTACCCCATTTGACGATTGGTCATGATGTTCCCGCCGACGCCCTGCGCGGCGCGGCGGCGGCGGTGACCGCGCGGCTGCCGCTGCGGGCCGAGCCGCGCGAGGTCTGGCTGATGGTGGGCGCGCCGGAACCGGACTCGTGGCACACGGCGGCACGGTTCGCGTTCGGTGCCGCATAA
- a CDS encoding endo-1,4-beta-xylanase, whose product MIIPARGARPARTAVIAVAAALAAPLIVAPPAAADAPLRVHAEARGKFIGYAANTGPLANEAAYRTIAASEFNQVTPENALKWESTEPSDGNYTFAGADQVVAFATANNQQVHGHTLVWHSQTPGWVQGLSAAAMRTAMQDHIATVVGRYASNPAVVSWDVVNEVFDDNGNLRTSFWLNTLGSSYIADAFRLARAADSNARLCINDYNVEGINAKSTAMYNLVRQLRADGVPVDCVGFQGHLAIQYGFPSQVRENMERFAALGVQVRVTELDVRMQTPRDSTKDTTQATYYRNVVQACLAVTACAGITIWGFTDKYSWVPDVFSGEGAALLWDANYATKPSYTAVHDALDDGSTPVPDTTPPTTPGTPVASGVTSSGLSLSWTASTDAVGVAGYDVLRAGSSGSFAVVGTSSSASFVDSGLAASTTYRYQVRARDAAGNTSALSPAVTVTTTTGGGSGPSSCRVAYTISPWGGTSGFTAGVVLTNTGASALSAWTLAFTLPAGQQITPPGWSATWTQSGQAVTAAPLSWNSTLAPGGSTTIGFNGSHTGGVGEPTTFTVNGASCAVV is encoded by the coding sequence ATGATCATCCCTGCCCGCGGCGCCCGCCCGGCGCGGACGGCTGTGATCGCCGTCGCCGCGGCTCTCGCAGCGCCGCTGATCGTGGCGCCACCCGCCGCGGCCGACGCGCCCCTGCGCGTGCACGCCGAGGCGCGCGGCAAGTTCATCGGCTACGCCGCCAACACGGGGCCGCTGGCCAACGAGGCCGCCTACCGCACCATCGCGGCGTCGGAGTTCAACCAGGTGACCCCCGAGAACGCGCTGAAATGGGAGTCGACCGAGCCGTCCGACGGCAACTACACGTTCGCCGGCGCCGACCAGGTGGTCGCCTTCGCCACCGCCAACAACCAGCAGGTGCACGGCCACACGCTGGTGTGGCACAGCCAGACCCCCGGCTGGGTGCAGGGCCTGTCGGCCGCCGCGATGCGCACCGCCATGCAGGACCACATCGCGACGGTCGTCGGCCGCTACGCCAGCAACCCGGCCGTGGTCTCGTGGGACGTGGTCAACGAGGTGTTCGACGACAACGGCAACCTGCGTACGAGCTTCTGGCTCAACACGCTGGGCTCGTCCTACATCGCCGACGCGTTCCGCCTGGCCCGGGCGGCGGACAGCAACGCGCGGCTGTGCATCAACGACTACAACGTCGAGGGCATCAACGCGAAGAGCACGGCCATGTACAACCTCGTCCGCCAACTGCGCGCCGACGGCGTGCCGGTCGACTGCGTCGGGTTCCAGGGCCACCTCGCCATCCAGTACGGGTTCCCGTCGCAGGTCCGCGAGAACATGGAACGGTTCGCGGCGCTCGGGGTGCAGGTGCGGGTGACCGAGTTGGACGTGCGGATGCAGACGCCGCGCGACTCCACGAAGGACACGACGCAGGCCACCTACTATCGCAACGTGGTGCAGGCGTGCCTGGCCGTCACCGCCTGTGCCGGCATCACGATCTGGGGCTTCACCGACAAGTATTCGTGGGTGCCGGACGTGTTCTCGGGCGAGGGCGCGGCGTTGTTGTGGGACGCGAACTACGCCACCAAGCCTTCTTATACGGCGGTGCACGACGCGTTGGACGACGGTTCCACGCCGGTGCCCGACACCACGCCGCCGACCACCCCGGGCACGCCGGTCGCGTCGGGAGTGACCTCGTCGGGCCTGTCGTTGTCGTGGACCGCATCCACTGACGCGGTGGGCGTCGCTGGGTATGACGTGCTGCGGGCCGGTTCGAGCGGCTCTTTCGCGGTCGTCGGCACATCGTCGTCGGCGTCCTTCGTGGACAGTGGGCTGGCGGCGTCGACCACCTACCGGTATCAGGTGCGGGCCCGTGACGCGGCCGGAAACACGTCGGCGCTGTCGCCGGCCGTCACGGTGACCACCACGACGGGCGGCGGTTCGGGGCCTTCTTCGTGCCGGGTCGCGTACACCATCAGCCCGTGGGGTGGCACGTCGGGTTTCACCGCCGGCGTCGTGCTGACCAACACGGGCGCGTCGGCGTTGTCGGCGTGGACGCTGGCCTTCACGCTGCCGGCCGGCCAGCAGATCACCCCGCCGGGCTGGTCGGCGACCTGGACGCAGTCGGGCCAGGCGGTGACGGCGGCGCCGCTGTCGTGGAACTCGACGCTCGCACCGGGCGGCTCGACGACGATCGGCTTCAACGGGTCGCACACCGGCGGGGTCGGTGAGCCGACCACTTTCACGGTGAACGGCGCTTCCTGCGCGGTGGTGTGA